The following are encoded together in the Tribolium castaneum strain GA2 chromosome 3, icTriCast1.1, whole genome shotgun sequence genome:
- the LOC103313637 gene encoding uncharacterized protein LOC103313637 isoform X1, translating to MWGYNECRPKIPSCRSPTCPQRNYVSTCPHSNYFYTTRASSAPCKRTDWNWNTNNNCRTRRAPSLEPTATRLEPRFNEKRNDVNKPKTAKNNKMNKSPQRRKMSNERKSPEKPKTSGPEEHEYVHFLLKITEDILRNNIYKDSEMEKLFESHIQANKGRLDEGRMRSQIETLKKELNFPLPKREQMCECGAEGGVQSALCKCCEMGTQSETTCFCNNQNCPLHPIVEEKPEPAVIEEEALEEESEFKCDEECGSPDEEPEKDESKCDPECGLLEDKTIPECDCETVEKTDENMDEKRSISDANVTDEEQNVNEGKQEEVAAERDVAEEVQDDGKKAEVVKSEEKVQVVEEPKSVENDETGKQDNGPSCIDPEHCSEQVSSPKRSASGYCSANGTSVHSMVKIVNKDDPDNTESQIIFYNVETGTHCFCSVSFQKTALKIQVDGTENEEYILVDGPVCMPRTMLEKKTIPVLIQNVSSLLLDSAKDTESQNASLSRVNLLQRSVYSVEEPLPDVADSVSVELKKIQQASYGFLPVEHNNVEVVAAPTVGLDPILKKPDEGRKQSKEIEWKISETSESEDQLEETKPAENSKCQSRTCKSTNKSAAAPQTEEMPSRDDNSPELDRFLDAQDDPTKLLESDYENLQSDDPTRKYHFLLADATTSMTSCDLTEPDEQIPGFPVEEEPPIKVPPPPEPEEESPEASLPASPTESSLVEDYRLLADDEYEAEKPPRVLEEPERQSYTSSRSSDRGDKDLRIFEYSFTPTRGSSSRPRSSRPELAYIGAQESGTITSEAEMRDTDLEERAAQALSTLPLPRPSLSDSSSQRKPHEGLKVRYSLNRDLFDQEHQDIIAKLDQMPKVEKPPLEKRDPSVVAITDRMEEFRKIGDENANRRFQISNADNFEIRRVSNPSVHNEDEGEKPTRPSCCGLVQPPKSKKKVVSSETWNEGRMNF from the exons ATGTGGG GTTACAATGAATGCCGACCAAAAATACCATCATGTAGGTCTCCGACATGCCCCCAAAG AAATTATGTTAGTACGTGTCCCCACTCTAACTACTTCTACACGACAAGGGCTTCGAGCGCACCCTGCAAAAGGACCGACTGG AATTGGAATACGAATAATAACTGTCGGACGAGGCGAGCACCGAGCTTGGAACCCACTGCGACTAGATTAGAACCGCGATTTAACGAGAAACGAAATGATGTAAATAAACCCAAGACCgcgaaaaacaataaaatgaataaatcaccacaaagaagaaaaatgagcAACGAGCGGAAAAGTCCCGAAAAGCCGAAAACAAG CGGGCCCGAGGAGCACGAATACGTTCACTTTCTGCTGAAAATAACCGAAGACATACTCCGAAACAACATCTACAAGGACAGTGAGATGGAAAAGCTGTTCGAGAGCCACATTCAAGCGAACAAAGGGCGCCTGGATGAG GGAAGAATGCGCTCACAAATAGAAACACTGAAGAAAGAGTTGAATTTTCCCTTGCCGAAAAGGGAGCAAATGTGTGAATGCGGAGCAGAAGGGGGAGTGCAAAGTGCCCTTTGTAAATGTTGTGAAATGGGGACTCAGTCGGAAACGACGTGTTTTTGCAACAATCAGAACTGTCCACTTCATCCGATTGTTGAAGAAAAACCAGAACCAGCAGTCATAGAAGAAGAGGCCTTGGAAGAGGAGTCGGAATTTAAATGTGATGAGGAATGTGGTAGTCCAGACGAGGAGCCGGAAAAAGATGAATCCAAATGTGATCCGGAATGTGGTTTATTGGAAGATAAAACAATACCGGAATGTGATTGTGAAACCGTTGAAAAGACAGACGAAAATATGGATGAGAAACGATCGATTTCGGATGCTAATGTAACGGACGAAGAACAAAATGTGAATGAGGGAAAACAGGAGGAAGTGGCCGCAGAGCGGGATGTTGCCGAAGAAGTACAGGATGATGGGAAGAAAGCCGAAGTTGTGAAGTCGGAGGAAAAAGTTCAAG TTGTAGAAGAGCCCAAGTCAGTTGAAAACGATGAAACAGGCAAACAGGACAACGGTCCTTCTTGCATAGATCCCGAACACTGCTCTGAACAAGTCAGTTCCCCAAAGCGCTCCGCTAGTGGTTACTGTTCCGCAAACGGAACAAGTGTCCACAGCATGGTCAAAATCGTCAACAAAGACGATCCCGACAACACCGAAtctcaaataattttctacaacGTCGAAACCGGAACGCACTGCTTTTGTAGCGTTTCCTTCCAAAAAACCGCCCTCAAAATCCAAGTTGACGGCACCGAAAACGAGGAGTATATCCTCGTGGACGGCCCGGTCTGCATGCCCCGAACAATGCTCGAAAAAAAGACAATCCCAGTCTTAATCCAAAACGTTTCATCTTTACTCCTCGATTCAGCGAAAGACACTGAATCCCAAAACGCGAGTCTTTCCAGAGTAAATTTGTTGCAAAGAAGCGTATACAGCGTCGAAGAACCGTTGCCCGATGTCGCCGATAGCGTTAGTGtagaattaaagaaaatccAACAGGCAAGTTACGGTTTTCTACCGGTGGAGCACAACAATGTCGAGGTTGTGGCGGCGCCAACGGTGGGTTTGGACCCCATTTTGAAAAAGCCGGATGAAGGCAGGAAGCAGTCCAAGGAAATTGAGTGGAAAATATCGGAAACGTCCGAAAGCGAAGATCAACTGGAAGAAACGAAACCGGCGGAAAACAGTAAGTGTCAGTCCAGGACTTGCAAAAGCACCAATAAAAGTGCCGCCGCGCCCCAAACCGAAGAAATGCCTTCAAGGGACGATAATTCGCCCGAACTTGATCGTTTTCTTGACGCACAAGACGACCCAACGAAATTGCTAGAATCCGACTATGAAAATCTCCAGTCGGATGATCCGACCCGGAAGTACCACTTCCTGCTAGCGGACGCTACAACAAGCATGACTTCGTGTGATCTAACTGAACCGGATGAACAAATCCCGGGGTTTCCTGTGGAGGAAGAGCCTCCCATCAAAGTCCCCCCACCCCCTGAACCCGAAGAGGAATCGCCTGAAGCGTCCCTTCCGGCTTCCCCAACAGAAAGCAGTCTCGTTGAGGACTACAGACTTCTAGCAGACGATGAATACGAGGCGGAGAAACCGCCCCGGGTCCTGGAAGAGCCAGAACGCCAGTCATACACTTCCAGCCGCAGTTCGGACCGAGGCGACAAAGACCTGCGAATTTTCGAGTACTCCTTCACTCCCACACGGGGCTCCTCCTCGCGGCCTCGCAGCTCCAGACCGGAGTTGGCCTACATTGGGGCCCAGGAGAGCGGCACCATCACCAGCGAGGCCGAAATGAGGGACACGGACCTGGAGGAGAGGGCGGCCCAGGCGTTGTCAACACTGCCGCTGCCGAGGCCCAGCTTGAGCGACTCGTCGTCGCAGAGGAAGCCCCACGAGGGGCTCAAGGTGCGGTACTCGCTCAACAGGGACTTGTTCGACCAGGAGCACCAGGACATCATCGCCAAGTTGGACCAAATGCCGAAGGTGGAGAAGCCACCTTTGGAAAAGCGGGATCCGAGCGTGGTGGCGATTACTGACAGGATGGAGGAGTTTAGGAAAATTGGGGATGAGAACGCCAATCGGAGGTTCCAGATTAGCAATgctgataattttgaaatacggAGGGTGTCGAATCCGTCGGTGCATAACGAGGATGAGGGGGAGAAGCCCACGAGGCCCAGCTGCTGCGGGCTAGTGCAGCCG
- the LOC103313637 gene encoding uncharacterized protein LOC103313637 isoform X2: MWGYNECRPKIPSCRSPTCPQRNYVSTCPHSNYFYTTRASSAPCKRTDWNWNTNNNCRTRRAPSLEPTATRLEPRFNEKRNDVNKPKTAKNNKMNKSPQRRKMSNERKSPEKPKTSGPEEHEYVHFLLKITEDILRNNIYKDSEMEKLFESHIQANKGRLDEGRMRSQIETLKKELNFPLPKREQMCECGAEGGVQSALCKCCEMGTQSETTCFCNNQNCPLHPIVEEKPEPAVIEEEALEEESEFKCDEECGSPDEEPEKDESKCDPECGLLEDKTIPECDCETVEKTDENMDEKRSISDANVTDEEQNVNEGKQEEVAAERDVAEEVQDDGKKAEVVKSEEKVQEEPKSVENDETGKQDNGPSCIDPEHCSEQVSSPKRSASGYCSANGTSVHSMVKIVNKDDPDNTESQIIFYNVETGTHCFCSVSFQKTALKIQVDGTENEEYILVDGPVCMPRTMLEKKTIPVLIQNVSSLLLDSAKDTESQNASLSRVNLLQRSVYSVEEPLPDVADSVSVELKKIQQASYGFLPVEHNNVEVVAAPTVGLDPILKKPDEGRKQSKEIEWKISETSESEDQLEETKPAENSKCQSRTCKSTNKSAAAPQTEEMPSRDDNSPELDRFLDAQDDPTKLLESDYENLQSDDPTRKYHFLLADATTSMTSCDLTEPDEQIPGFPVEEEPPIKVPPPPEPEEESPEASLPASPTESSLVEDYRLLADDEYEAEKPPRVLEEPERQSYTSSRSSDRGDKDLRIFEYSFTPTRGSSSRPRSSRPELAYIGAQESGTITSEAEMRDTDLEERAAQALSTLPLPRPSLSDSSSQRKPHEGLKVRYSLNRDLFDQEHQDIIAKLDQMPKVEKPPLEKRDPSVVAITDRMEEFRKIGDENANRRFQISNADNFEIRRVSNPSVHNEDEGEKPTRPSCCGLVQPPKSKKKVVSSETWNEGRMNF, from the exons ATGTGGG GTTACAATGAATGCCGACCAAAAATACCATCATGTAGGTCTCCGACATGCCCCCAAAG AAATTATGTTAGTACGTGTCCCCACTCTAACTACTTCTACACGACAAGGGCTTCGAGCGCACCCTGCAAAAGGACCGACTGG AATTGGAATACGAATAATAACTGTCGGACGAGGCGAGCACCGAGCTTGGAACCCACTGCGACTAGATTAGAACCGCGATTTAACGAGAAACGAAATGATGTAAATAAACCCAAGACCgcgaaaaacaataaaatgaataaatcaccacaaagaagaaaaatgagcAACGAGCGGAAAAGTCCCGAAAAGCCGAAAACAAG CGGGCCCGAGGAGCACGAATACGTTCACTTTCTGCTGAAAATAACCGAAGACATACTCCGAAACAACATCTACAAGGACAGTGAGATGGAAAAGCTGTTCGAGAGCCACATTCAAGCGAACAAAGGGCGCCTGGATGAG GGAAGAATGCGCTCACAAATAGAAACACTGAAGAAAGAGTTGAATTTTCCCTTGCCGAAAAGGGAGCAAATGTGTGAATGCGGAGCAGAAGGGGGAGTGCAAAGTGCCCTTTGTAAATGTTGTGAAATGGGGACTCAGTCGGAAACGACGTGTTTTTGCAACAATCAGAACTGTCCACTTCATCCGATTGTTGAAGAAAAACCAGAACCAGCAGTCATAGAAGAAGAGGCCTTGGAAGAGGAGTCGGAATTTAAATGTGATGAGGAATGTGGTAGTCCAGACGAGGAGCCGGAAAAAGATGAATCCAAATGTGATCCGGAATGTGGTTTATTGGAAGATAAAACAATACCGGAATGTGATTGTGAAACCGTTGAAAAGACAGACGAAAATATGGATGAGAAACGATCGATTTCGGATGCTAATGTAACGGACGAAGAACAAAATGTGAATGAGGGAAAACAGGAGGAAGTGGCCGCAGAGCGGGATGTTGCCGAAGAAGTACAGGATGATGGGAAGAAAGCCGAAGTTGTGAAGTCGGAGGAAAAAGTTCAAG AAGAGCCCAAGTCAGTTGAAAACGATGAAACAGGCAAACAGGACAACGGTCCTTCTTGCATAGATCCCGAACACTGCTCTGAACAAGTCAGTTCCCCAAAGCGCTCCGCTAGTGGTTACTGTTCCGCAAACGGAACAAGTGTCCACAGCATGGTCAAAATCGTCAACAAAGACGATCCCGACAACACCGAAtctcaaataattttctacaacGTCGAAACCGGAACGCACTGCTTTTGTAGCGTTTCCTTCCAAAAAACCGCCCTCAAAATCCAAGTTGACGGCACCGAAAACGAGGAGTATATCCTCGTGGACGGCCCGGTCTGCATGCCCCGAACAATGCTCGAAAAAAAGACAATCCCAGTCTTAATCCAAAACGTTTCATCTTTACTCCTCGATTCAGCGAAAGACACTGAATCCCAAAACGCGAGTCTTTCCAGAGTAAATTTGTTGCAAAGAAGCGTATACAGCGTCGAAGAACCGTTGCCCGATGTCGCCGATAGCGTTAGTGtagaattaaagaaaatccAACAGGCAAGTTACGGTTTTCTACCGGTGGAGCACAACAATGTCGAGGTTGTGGCGGCGCCAACGGTGGGTTTGGACCCCATTTTGAAAAAGCCGGATGAAGGCAGGAAGCAGTCCAAGGAAATTGAGTGGAAAATATCGGAAACGTCCGAAAGCGAAGATCAACTGGAAGAAACGAAACCGGCGGAAAACAGTAAGTGTCAGTCCAGGACTTGCAAAAGCACCAATAAAAGTGCCGCCGCGCCCCAAACCGAAGAAATGCCTTCAAGGGACGATAATTCGCCCGAACTTGATCGTTTTCTTGACGCACAAGACGACCCAACGAAATTGCTAGAATCCGACTATGAAAATCTCCAGTCGGATGATCCGACCCGGAAGTACCACTTCCTGCTAGCGGACGCTACAACAAGCATGACTTCGTGTGATCTAACTGAACCGGATGAACAAATCCCGGGGTTTCCTGTGGAGGAAGAGCCTCCCATCAAAGTCCCCCCACCCCCTGAACCCGAAGAGGAATCGCCTGAAGCGTCCCTTCCGGCTTCCCCAACAGAAAGCAGTCTCGTTGAGGACTACAGACTTCTAGCAGACGATGAATACGAGGCGGAGAAACCGCCCCGGGTCCTGGAAGAGCCAGAACGCCAGTCATACACTTCCAGCCGCAGTTCGGACCGAGGCGACAAAGACCTGCGAATTTTCGAGTACTCCTTCACTCCCACACGGGGCTCCTCCTCGCGGCCTCGCAGCTCCAGACCGGAGTTGGCCTACATTGGGGCCCAGGAGAGCGGCACCATCACCAGCGAGGCCGAAATGAGGGACACGGACCTGGAGGAGAGGGCGGCCCAGGCGTTGTCAACACTGCCGCTGCCGAGGCCCAGCTTGAGCGACTCGTCGTCGCAGAGGAAGCCCCACGAGGGGCTCAAGGTGCGGTACTCGCTCAACAGGGACTTGTTCGACCAGGAGCACCAGGACATCATCGCCAAGTTGGACCAAATGCCGAAGGTGGAGAAGCCACCTTTGGAAAAGCGGGATCCGAGCGTGGTGGCGATTACTGACAGGATGGAGGAGTTTAGGAAAATTGGGGATGAGAACGCCAATCGGAGGTTCCAGATTAGCAATgctgataattttgaaatacggAGGGTGTCGAATCCGTCGGTGCATAACGAGGATGAGGGGGAGAAGCCCACGAGGCCCAGCTGCTGCGGGCTAGTGCAGCCG